A region of Toxorhynchites rutilus septentrionalis strain SRP chromosome 1, ASM2978413v1, whole genome shotgun sequence DNA encodes the following proteins:
- the LOC129778491 gene encoding large neutral amino acids transporter small subunit 1, with translation MVLKQRTTALELHSPTEDVLVSPGIESLPPIENGMTSGAADDGDGGGGDGSRVKMKKELGLLEGVAIILGIIFGSGIFISPKGVLQEVGSVGTSLVIWVLCGLLSMIGALCYAELGTAIPKSGGDYAYIYEAYGPLPAFLYLWDATVIFVPSTNAIMGLTFASYVFQPLFAAGCSVPTLGLQIFAAVTICILTYINAYDVRVTTKMQNVFMFTKIGALVLVIIVGVVWMAFGGTENFENSFDNTETDPGKLAVAFYSGIFSYAGWNYLNFMTEELRNPYKNLPRAIYISLPLVTAIYVLANMAYVAVLSPQQILASDAIAVTFAQKAMGWGAFVMPILVAISAFGGLSVHIMTSSRMCFVGARNGHMPEILSHINVNRFTPMPSLVFLCILSLLYLFISDVYVLITYSSIVESFFIMLSVSAVLYFRYTRPDINRPIRVQLWVPTLFVLICAFLIIVPCYVAPYEVGMGVLLTVAGIPVYYIGVVWKNKPKWFESALAGTTQFCQKMFMTAKEEADGDVE, from the exons ATGGTACTGAAACAGAGAACCACCGCGCTGGAGCTGCATTCCCCCACGGAGGATGTGCTGGTCAGTCCCGGCATCGAAAGTTTACCTCCGATCGAGAACGGGATGACTTCCGGCGCGGCTGATGACGGCGATGGCGGCGGTGGTGATGGATCGCGCGTTAAGATGAAGAAAGAACTCGGACTGCTGGAGGGTGTAGCCATTATTCTGGGCATCATATTCGGATCGGGAATTTTCATCTCACCAAAAGGTGTGCTCCAGGAGGTGGGATCGGTTGGTACCTCGCTGGTGATTTGGGTGCTCTGTGGGCTGCTGTCGATGATCGGAGCGCTCTGCTATGCCGAGCTCGGGACGGCGATACCGAAATCCGGAGGGGACTATGCGTACATCTACGAGGCGTACGGGCCACTGCCCGCGTTTCTCTATCTGTGGGATGCGACGGTGATTTTCGT acCCAGCACAAACGCCATCATGGGACTAACGTTCGCTAGTTACGTTTTCCAGCCTCTCTTCGCAGCAGGTTGCTCCGTTCCCACATTGGGGCTACAGATTTTTGCGGCCGTCACAATCTGTATACTGACCTACATCAACGCTTACGACGTCCGGGTGACGACTAAGATGCAGAATGTGTTCATGTTCACCAAAATCGGCGCTCTGGTACTGGTTATCATAGTCGGTGTGGTGTGGATGGCATTTGGCGGTAcggaaaatttcgaaaactcTTTCGACAACACGGAAACCGATCCCGGAAAGCTGGCGGTGGCTTTCTACTCTGGAATTTTCTCCTACGCTGGATG GAACTATCTTAATTTCATGACGGAGGAATTGCGGAATCCGTACAAAAATCTCCCGCGTGCCATCTACATTTCGTTACCGCTGGTTACCGCCATTTACGTGCTGGCAAACATGGCTTATGTTGCGGTCCTGTCGCCGCAGCAAATTCTCGCTTCGGACGCAATTGCAGTG ACATTTGCACAGAAAGCGATGGGGTGGGGAGCATTCGTGATGCCCATCCTGGTCGCCATCTCCGCCTTCGGAGGTCTTTCCGTGCACATCATGACCTCATCCAGAATGTGTTTCGTAGGAGCCCGGAATGGACACATGCCCGAGATCCTCTCCCATATCAATGTAAACCGGTTCACTCCTATGCCGTCGCTAGTTTTCCTG TGCATCCTCTCGCTGCTGTATCTGTTCATCAGCGATGTGTACGTGCTCATCACCTACAGCAGCATCGTGGAATCCTTTTTCATCATGCTGTCGGTGAGCGCGGTGCTGTACTTCCGGTACACCCGACCCGACATCAATCGACCGATCCGGGTGCAGCTTTGGGTGCCCACGTTGTTCGTGTTGATATGCGCCTTCCTGATTATCGTCCCCTGCTACGTGGCACCGTATGAGGTCGGAATGGGTGTGCTACTGACGGTGGCCGGTATCCCGGTGTATTACATCGGCGTCGTGTGGAAGAACAAACCCAAATGGTTCGAGAGTGCGCTCGCGGGGACGACCCAGTTTTGCCAGAAGATGTTTATGACCGCCAAGGAGGAGGCAGATGGGGATGTGGAGTGA